A portion of the Sphaerochaeta pleomorpha str. Grapes genome contains these proteins:
- the trpB gene encoding tryptophan synthase subunit beta has protein sequence MKNGRFGQFGGQYIPETLMHAVIELDTAYNHFKDDPEFQAELSLLYSEYAGRPSLLTYAEHMTKDLGGAKIYLKREDLNHTGSHKINNVLGQCLLAKKMGKRRVIAETGAGQHGVATATVAALMGLACEVFMGKVDCDRQALNVYRMELLGATVHPVTSGTMTLKDAVNETMKEWTRRIEDTHYVLGSVMGPHPFPTMVRDFQKIIGKEVRSQLLKKEGKLPDYLLACVGGGSNAMGLFYDFIEEPTVQLIGCEAAGKGIDTRLHAATIAKGTLGIFHGMKSYFCQDSYGQIDEVYSISAGLDYPGIGPEHADLYEKGRASYVPVTDDQAVEAFEYLSRMEGIIPAIESAHAVAYAKILAPTLGKDKVLVINLSGRGDKDVAAIARYKGEALYE, from the coding sequence ATGAAAAACGGACGATTCGGCCAGTTCGGTGGCCAATACATACCTGAAACCTTGATGCATGCAGTCATCGAACTAGACACTGCCTATAACCATTTCAAGGATGACCCAGAATTCCAGGCGGAACTGTCTCTCCTCTACAGCGAATATGCAGGAAGACCTTCCTTGCTTACCTATGCCGAGCATATGACCAAAGATTTGGGCGGAGCCAAGATCTACTTGAAACGGGAAGACCTCAACCACACCGGCTCCCATAAGATCAACAACGTATTGGGCCAGTGCCTGCTGGCCAAGAAAATGGGCAAGCGGAGGGTAATCGCCGAGACTGGGGCCGGGCAACATGGCGTGGCAACCGCTACCGTGGCAGCGCTCATGGGCCTTGCGTGTGAAGTCTTCATGGGCAAGGTTGATTGTGACCGTCAGGCTTTGAACGTATACCGCATGGAATTGCTTGGAGCTACTGTCCATCCGGTAACCAGCGGAACGATGACGCTCAAAGACGCTGTAAATGAAACCATGAAAGAATGGACACGGCGCATCGAGGACACCCACTATGTGTTAGGCTCGGTAATGGGACCCCATCCCTTCCCCACCATGGTTCGCGACTTCCAGAAAATCATCGGAAAGGAAGTTCGCTCCCAATTGCTTAAAAAGGAAGGAAAACTCCCCGACTATCTGCTCGCCTGCGTGGGTGGCGGATCGAACGCCATGGGATTGTTCTATGATTTCATCGAGGAACCGACGGTACAACTCATCGGATGCGAGGCAGCGGGAAAAGGTATCGATACGAGGCTGCATGCAGCAACGATAGCAAAGGGTACACTGGGAATCTTCCATGGAATGAAAAGCTATTTCTGCCAGGATTCCTACGGCCAGATAGATGAGGTGTATTCGATCAGCGCAGGGCTCGACTACCCGGGTATCGGACCGGAACATGCAGATCTGTATGAGAAGGGAAGAGCCAGTTATGTACCGGTAACCGATGACCAAGCGGTCGAAGCCTTCGAGTACCTTTCGCGGATGGAAGGAATAATCCCTGCAATCGAAAGTGCCCATGCCGTTGCCTATGCAAAGATACTTGCCCCCACCTTGGGAAAAGACAAGGTACTGGTCATCAATCTCAGCGGTCGCGGAGACAAAGATGTGGCTGCGATTGCCCGTTACAAAGGAGAAGCGCTGTATGAGTAG